A window of Phenylobacterium sp. NIBR 498073 genomic DNA:
GGCGGCGTCGAGCGCGCGGGCCCAGTCGAGGACGTCGGGCCGGCCGGGCAGCAGCACGCCGGCGCCGCGAGCCAGGGTCTCCAGCCGCCATAGCCAGCGCGATTTCACCGCCGGAGCGCCCTCGCGACGCTCGGAGTGCAGCAAGATCACCTCGGGCGCGCAGGCGGCCTGGGCGAAGTCGTGGGCGGCGAGGCCGACGCGGCGCTCGGGCGGCGGGAGGCCCAGGCGCTCGCGCATCGGCCGTGACAGGAACGGGTCGAGCGGCGCGCCCTGCGGCCAGACGCCTTCCTCCAGGCCGGCGACTACCAGGCGGTCGGCGCGGGTGAGGCGCGCCTCGATGGCGCCCAGGATGCGCAGGCGTGGATGGGTCGAACCGCCGGTGCGCACGCTCTCGCCGGCCATCAGTCGCGAGAGCAGGTCGGCGAAGCCGCGCGGCGTGACATGGGGCAGACCTTCGGACTCGTCGATCAGCCCGGCCAACAGCCGGGCGAGCGCCTCGCCGCCATGATCGGCCCAGAGGCCGCCGGTGTCGCCGAGCGGATCGACCGCGAGCGCCTCCAGGGTCTCAGTCAGGCGCTGGGCGGCTTCGGCCGGCGGTTGATCGGGCGTGTCGATCATCAGGCGCGCAAGGCCAGCCTGCAGCGTACGCGCCAGGGTCAGCGCGATGTCGGACTTGCCGAGCCGCGCCTCGAGGGCTGGCCAGGTCGTGCAGCGCGGGCCCCGCAGGCCTTCCCGCTCCAGCGCCGCGCGCGCCTCGATCAGGTGCTCGGGATCGAGGCCCAGGCGCACCAGCGGATGCTTGAGAATGGCCAGCAGGGTCACAGGATCAAGCGGATCGACCGCGGCCTTGGCGACCAGGCCGGCCAGCACCCCGCCGGCGCAGCCGGAGAGCGAGAGGCCGGCGGAGGAGTCGGCGGCGACGCCCCAGCGGGCCAGCTTGGCGGCGACGCGGCGGGCCAGGGCCTGATCGGGCGCGACCAGCGCGGCGGTGCGGCCGGGGGTCTCCAGCGCCTCGCGCAGCAGCAGGGCGGCGGCGGTGGCGGCCTCTTCCTCGGCGCGGGCGGTGACGACGGAGAGGCCCGACAGGCCTTCGGCGATGGCGTCGACGCCGTCCTTGTCGCCCTCGCGGCGCAGGCTCTCGATCACCGACAGCCAGTCGGCGGTGCGTTCGGCCGGGCGCAGGGCCTCGTTGATCACCCGGCGGCGCCAGCGGCCGCGCGAATCGAGGGTGAAGGAGGCGGGCCACTCCATGACGTCGCGGCGCTCGACCCCGGCGCGGTGCAGCAGGCGGCGCATGGCCCCCTGCGGGTGCTGCTCGCCGACCTCGATCCAGGCGCTCTCGGCCAGGCTGTCGTCGAGGCCGGGCAGGACCACGGCCCCCTGCGGGGCTGCGGCGACCACGGCCAGCAGGTCGGCGGTGGCGGGCGCGGTGCCCGTGGAGCCGGCGGCGATCAGCACGCCCTGGGGCGGACGGTCGGTCCAGGCCTGGGCGAGCTTGCGCAGCAGGGCCACGCGCCGCTGGGAGACGTCGACCAGGCCAAGCTCGGCCAGGCGCGCGGGCCAGGCGACCTGGGCCATCTCCAGGAACTCGCGGCTGATGCGCCAGTGTTCGGCGAGGTCCGCGCCGACGAGGTCGGCCAGGCCGGCGCCGCTGACCTCCTCGATCTGCAGGCTGTCGAGGAAGCCGCCGAGCGCGTCGGCCAGTTCCAGGGCCGCGGAGGCGTCGAGCTCACGGCCCAGCTGCTTCTCGTGCGCCTTGACCAGCCGGGTCAGCTCGAAGCGGCGGCGCAGGGAGCCGATGGCGGCGGGCAGCTCGACGGCCAGGTCGCCGGGCTCGAACGGCGGCTCGCCCTCGTCGAGATCGCCCAGCGGGCGGATCTGCGGCGGCAGCACGGCCTTGCCGCCGGCCGCGGCGATGAAGGCGTCGGCCAGGGCCCGCGCGCCGCGCCGGGTCGGGGTGAGGATGATCGCCTGCGACAGCGCGTCGGGGCCGAGCGGGGTCAGGGCGTCATAGAGCCCGGCGGCCAGGTCCTGCACGAACGGCCGGTGGGCAGGGATGTTGAACCAGCGCGGACCGGGGCGGGCGAAGAGGGTCATGGGGTCTTCGAGCCCCAGATGTCATCCCGGCTGAACCAGGGCGGAAGGCCGGGACCCATTCGCTCCGCAAGGGCCAGGTGGAAGAGAGGCCGCGCAGCTGCTTGCGCGATCAGGTGTCCATGGGCCCCGGTCTTCGGCCTGCGGCCGAAACCGGGATGACACCCTTGGCGGGGGGCGCCCGTCACCGGAGCTTCGCCTCGGCCGCCTCCCGGGCGGCGGGGTCTCCGACGTGCATCCAGAAGCCGTCCATGACGGCGCCGTAGAGGCGGCCCTGTTCAGACAGCCGCCACCAGACGGGCACGATCGAGAACGCGCCGTCCGGCTCGCCGTCGAGGATTTGGGGCTTGAGGATCTGGAAGCCGACATTGGCGTAGGGCGTCGGCGGCTCGGGCTTGGCCGAGTGGGTCAGTCGGCCGGCTTCGTCCATGAAGAAGCCCTGCGGCCCCTCAAAGCCGATGCCGTGACCGCGGCGGACCAGCAGCAGGCAGAGGTCCATGGCGTCCGGGTTCCAGGTCGCCTTGAGGGTTTCCAGGGCCGGGGTCTCCCCCTCGATCCACAGCGAGTCGATGTTGGCGATCAGGATCGGGTCGTCGCCCAGCAAATGGCGCGCGTGCTTGATGCCGCCGCCCGAGTCGAGCAGGGCGGCCCGCTCGTCGGAGATGAGAATCTTCATGTCGCGCCGACCGGCGAGATGGGCCTCCATCTGGTCGGCGAAATGGTGGACGTTGACCACGGCGGTTTCGATCCCGGCCGCGACCAGCCGGTCGAGGACGTGGTCGATCAGCGGCCTGCCGGCGACGGTGACCAGGGCCTTGGGGCGCTCGTCGGTCAGCGGCCGCATGCGGGTGCCCAGGCCCGCGGCCAGGACCATGGCGGTCTTGATCTGGCTCATCGGCGGGCCTCGGTCGGGACGTGGCGGTCGAACCAGGCCCGCAGGCCGGCCATCGACGGGTCGGTCAGGTTGCGTTCCAGGTAGCGCCAGGTGCGGGGCATGAAGGCCTCGTACTGGCGGCGGCCCAGCAGGGCCTGGCGGGCGAAGACGCGGCCGAGGATGCGCGCGGCGTTGGAGGCGGCCAGCGCGCGGTAGTCGTGGATGAAAGCTTCGCGATCGAGGGCCGGGCGTGCGGCCAGGAAGCGGTCCAGCATCGCCGCTTCCAGTTCGGGCGAGACATCGCGGCGGGCGTCCTGCAACAGATGGGTGAGGTCCCAGGCCGGGTGGGCGCGCAGGGCGTCCTGGAAGTCGAGCAGGCCCACGCGGGCGACGCCGGCGCGCTGCGGCAGCCAGAGCAGGTTCTGAGCGTGGAAGTCGCGATGGGTGAAGACGCTGGCGCCGGCCGCGCCGCGCGCGAACACCGGCCCCCAGAGGGCGTCCCACTCGGCGACCGCGTCGGGCGAAAAGGCCGCGATCTGCGCGAACTGCGGCCACCATTCGAGGAAGGTGTCGGTCCCGACCTTCAGGGCCAGGGCGTCGTAGGTCAGCAGCGGCCAGGATGCGCCGTCGGCGACGAGCACGTCGGGCGGGGTGGTTTCCTGCAGCTGAATCTGGACGTCGACGGCGGCCTCGTAGAGCGGGGCTTCGGGCTCGCCGTCGGCGATCAGGGTCGCGAACAGTCCATCGCCGAGGTCTTCCAGCACGGCCAGGCCGGCGTCGATGTCGTGGGCGAGGATCTTCGGGGCCGAGAGGCCATGGTCGCGCAACCAGGCGGCGGTGGTGACGAAGGCGGCGACCGAGCCGGCGGCCAGGCGCGCGGCGGCGTTGTAGCCCATGGCCAGGCGTTCGGCCTCGCTGGCGCCGGGCGGGCAGACCGCGCTCTCGGCGGCCGGCGGCTGGTCCATGAATATGACGGTCGAGCCGTCGGCGCGATGCAGGCGTTCGTAGGCGCGCGTCGAGGCGTCGCCGGCCAGCAGCTCGCGACGGGCGTCAGCCAGGCCCGCCGCCTTCAGGAACTCGGCCTTGCGGCCGTCACGATCGGAATTCAAGTCCACGTCCTTCCCAGGCGCCCGCCGGCGTCAGCCGGGCGCGCCGCGCCTCCCCGCCGTCCGGCGACTCATCGACGACGATCTCTACATCAAGTCGGTCGGGGGGAAGATGGCCCTCCAGGCGCTCGGGCCATTCGATCACCGCCGCGCCGTCCTCGAGCGCCTCGTCCAGGCCGATCTCATAGGCCTCGTCGGCCGAGGTCAGACGGTAGAGATCGAAGTGCGCGACCTTCAGCCGCGCGCCTTCGTAGAACTGTACGATGGTGAAGGTCGGGCTGGGCACGTCCTCGGTCGCGGTGGTCAGGGCGCGGACCAGGGCGCGGGCCAGTGTCGACTTGCCGGCCCCCAGCGGCCCGGTCAGGCAGATCGCCTCGCCCGGCTTCAGCTCGGCGGCGATGGCCGCGCCCAGCCGCCCGGTGGCGGCCTCGTCATCGAGCCGGAAGTCGCCTTCGGCCTGGGTGATCATGCGAACGGCCTTTCGGGATGCTGCGGCAGGGTGCGGACATAGGCCTTCAGCGCCTCGGTGGCGGCGACCGCGTCGACGACGAGCGCGTCGGGCGGCACCGGCGGACCGAGGATCAGCGAGAACTTCCGGCCGCGCTTGTTCAGCAGTTCGTGGAACAGGGTGATGTCGCGCAGCTCGTTCGAGAAGCGGTTGAAGAAGTGGAACAGGGTCGAGGAGGGGCCGCTGAGGTGCATCGGGATCACCGGCGCCTCGTACTTGCGGGCCAGCGAGATGGCGCTGGGCATCCATTCGGGATCGCTGAGCACGCCGCCTGGGCCGCGCCTAGCCAAGCGGCCGGCAGGGAAGATCATCAGGGCGCGCTCGTCCTCCATGGCCTGGCGGGTCAGCTGCAGGGTCAGGCGGGTGCGTTCGCGGGTGCGCTTGGCCTCGACCCACTCGACGGGGATCAGCACCTCGTCGAAATGCGGCGCGACGCGGTGGGCGTCGGAATTGGCGTAGAAGCAGATGTCGGGCCGAAGGCGCTTGAGCGCGTCGAACACTGCGATGCCGTCGGCGATGCCGGTCGGGTGGTTGCAGATGAAGATCGCGCGCCCTTTCGACGGGACATGCTGCAGGCCGCGGGCCTCGACCTGCACGCTGAGCAGGTCGGAGACGTAGTCGAGGGCGGCGCGGCCGGGCAGCGGGGCGATGGCGTCGGCCATGGCCCGGGCCTTGCGATAGTCCAGGATCTTGTAGAGCGCCGGCCGGACCAGCGGCCACAGCGCGCCGCCCGACAGCCGCGGCGCGCGCTCGGCGATCAGCGTATCGACGATGTGGTCGTGATAGGCGCCGGCGGCAGGCAGGGCGGAGGCGGTGGGCGAAAGGCTCGTCATCGGACGCGCAGAATGCGACGGCCCGCCGCGCCGGAGCAAGCCGAGGGCGAAAACACCGCCGTGCTCACGTTGGGTGACGTCTACCCAGGCCTCTTCGGAGGGCCTACAACGCCGGTATGCGCGACATCCAACACTTCATTTCCGGTGCGGCTCAGCCTGGCGTGTCCGGGCGGTTCGGCGAAGTTTTCGACCCCAACACCGGTGAGGTGCAGGCAAAAGTCGCCCTGGCGACGCCGGCCGAGCTCGACGCCGCGGTGCAGGCCGCGCTGAAAGCGCAACCGGCCTGGGCGGCGACCAACCCGCAGCGCCGCGCGCGGGTGATGTTCGAGTTCAAGCGCCTGGTCGAGGCGCGCATGGACGAGCTGGCGGCGCTGCTGTCGTCCGAGCACGGCAAGGTGATCGCCGACTCCAAGGGCGACATCCAGCGCGGGCTGGAGGTGATCGAGTTCGCCTGCGGAATCCCGCATGCGCTGAAGGGCGAGTACACAGAGGGCGCCGGCCCCGGCATCGACGTCTATTCGATGCGCCAGCCGCTGGGCGTGGCGGCGGGGATCACCCCGTTCAACTTCCCGGCCATGATCCCGATGTGGATGTTCGGGATCGCCATCGCGGTCGGCAACACCTTCATCCTGAAACCGTCGGAAAAGGACCCGAGCGTTCCGGTGCGGCTGGCGCAGCTGTTCATGGAGGCCGGGGCGAACCTGGGCATGGACCTGGCCGGCGTGCTCAACGTGGTGCACGGCGACAAGGTCGCGGTCGACGCGATCCTGACCCATCCGGACATCGCGGCGGTCAGCTTCGTCGGCTCGTCCGACATCGCCCACTACGTCTATTCGACCGGCGCGGCGCACGGAAAGCGCGTCCAGGCGATGGGCGGGGCCAAGAACCACGGCATCGTCATGCCGGACGCCGACCTCGACCAGACGGTCAAGGACCTGGTCGGCGCGGCCTATGGCTCGGCCGGCGAGCGCTGCATGGCGCTGCCGGTGGTCGTGCCGGTGGGCGTCAAGACCGCCGAGGCGATCCGCGAGCGGGTGGTCGCCGAGTTGGAGACGCTGAAGGTCGGGGTCTCGA
This region includes:
- the addB gene encoding double-strand break repair protein AddB, with the protein product MTLFARPGPRWFNIPAHRPFVQDLAAGLYDALTPLGPDALSQAIILTPTRRGARALADAFIAAAGGKAVLPPQIRPLGDLDEGEPPFEPGDLAVELPAAIGSLRRRFELTRLVKAHEKQLGRELDASAALELADALGGFLDSLQIEEVSGAGLADLVGADLAEHWRISREFLEMAQVAWPARLAELGLVDVSQRRVALLRKLAQAWTDRPPQGVLIAAGSTGTAPATADLLAVVAAAPQGAVVLPGLDDSLAESAWIEVGEQHPQGAMRRLLHRAGVERRDVMEWPASFTLDSRGRWRRRVINEALRPAERTADWLSVIESLRREGDKDGVDAIAEGLSGLSVVTARAEEEAATAAALLLREALETPGRTAALVAPDQALARRVAAKLARWGVAADSSAGLSLSGCAGGVLAGLVAKAAVDPLDPVTLLAILKHPLVRLGLDPEHLIEARAALEREGLRGPRCTTWPALEARLGKSDIALTLARTLQAGLARLMIDTPDQPPAEAAQRLTETLEALAVDPLGDTGGLWADHGGEALARLLAGLIDESEGLPHVTPRGFADLLSRLMAGESVRTGGSTHPRLRILGAIEARLTRADRLVVAGLEEGVWPQGAPLDPFLSRPMRERLGLPPPERRVGLAAHDFAQAACAPEVILLHSERREGAPAVKSRWLWRLETLARGAGVLLPGRPDVLDWARALDAAQDYRPAKRPAPSPPIADRPREMAVTRIEALTRDPYAVWARDILKLFPLERPDEAVEARARGTAIHKAFERLAEDHPDQLPPDAAAIFEGFYVAELEAAGMPHEALARETALAKEAAAWVADLERRRRADGRTIHVELKGELTIEAPAGPFTVNARADRIEIDPQGYGHILDYKTGKAPSKKVVETGFSPQLTLTAAILQSGGFPTLGHPEPGELTYLEITGRKPAGREEVRALPGDESALAAANAYEGLARLVAQFDHGRPYASRVAPQFVKLHMSDYDHLARVFEWSTSGEEDGE
- a CDS encoding nucleotidyltransferase family protein — encoded protein: MSQIKTAMVLAAGLGTRMRPLTDERPKALVTVAGRPLIDHVLDRLVAAGIETAVVNVHHFADQMEAHLAGRRDMKILISDERAALLDSGGGIKHARHLLGDDPILIANIDSLWIEGETPALETLKATWNPDAMDLCLLLVRRGHGIGFEGPQGFFMDEAGRLTHSAKPEPPTPYANVGFQILKPQILDGEPDGAFSIVPVWWRLSEQGRLYGAVMDGFWMHVGDPAAREAAEAKLR
- the amgK gene encoding N-acetylmuramate/N-acetylglucosamine kinase AmgK, with the translated sequence MNSDRDGRKAEFLKAAGLADARRELLAGDASTRAYERLHRADGSTVIFMDQPPAAESAVCPPGASEAERLAMGYNAAARLAAGSVAAFVTTAAWLRDHGLSAPKILAHDIDAGLAVLEDLGDGLFATLIADGEPEAPLYEAAVDVQIQLQETTPPDVLVADGASWPLLTYDALALKVGTDTFLEWWPQFAQIAAFSPDAVAEWDALWGPVFARGAAGASVFTHRDFHAQNLLWLPQRAGVARVGLLDFQDALRAHPAWDLTHLLQDARRDVSPELEAAMLDRFLAARPALDREAFIHDYRALAASNAARILGRVFARQALLGRRQYEAFMPRTWRYLERNLTDPSMAGLRAWFDRHVPTEARR
- the tsaE gene encoding tRNA (adenosine(37)-N6)-threonylcarbamoyltransferase complex ATPase subunit type 1 TsaE, with product MITQAEGDFRLDDEAATGRLGAAIAAELKPGEAICLTGPLGAGKSTLARALVRALTTATEDVPSPTFTIVQFYEGARLKVAHFDLYRLTSADEAYEIGLDEALEDGAAVIEWPERLEGHLPPDRLDVEIVVDESPDGGEARRARLTPAGAWEGRGLEFRS
- a CDS encoding 1-acyl-sn-glycerol-3-phosphate acyltransferase — translated: MTSLSPTASALPAAGAYHDHIVDTLIAERAPRLSGGALWPLVRPALYKILDYRKARAMADAIAPLPGRAALDYVSDLLSVQVEARGLQHVPSKGRAIFICNHPTGIADGIAVFDALKRLRPDICFYANSDAHRVAPHFDEVLIPVEWVEAKRTRERTRLTLQLTRQAMEDERALMIFPAGRLARRGPGGVLSDPEWMPSAISLARKYEAPVIPMHLSGPSSTLFHFFNRFSNELRDITLFHELLNKRGRKFSLILGPPVPPDALVVDAVAATEALKAYVRTLPQHPERPFA
- a CDS encoding CoA-acylating methylmalonate-semialdehyde dehydrogenase is translated as MRDIQHFISGAAQPGVSGRFGEVFDPNTGEVQAKVALATPAELDAAVQAALKAQPAWAATNPQRRARVMFEFKRLVEARMDELAALLSSEHGKVIADSKGDIQRGLEVIEFACGIPHALKGEYTEGAGPGIDVYSMRQPLGVAAGITPFNFPAMIPMWMFGIAIAVGNTFILKPSEKDPSVPVRLAQLFMEAGANLGMDLAGVLNVVHGDKVAVDAILTHPDIAAVSFVGSSDIAHYVYSTGAAHGKRVQAMGGAKNHGIVMPDADLDQTVKDLVGAAYGSAGERCMALPVVVPVGVKTAEAIRERVVAELETLKVGVSTDAAAQYGPVVSAAHRNKIADYIQIGVDEGAELVVDGRGFALQGFEKGFFIGPSLFDKVKPTMKTYQEEIFGPVLQIVRAESFEEALALPSAHQYGNGVAIFTRNGRAAREFAARVNVGMVGINVPIPVPVAYHTFGGWKRSAFGDVNQHGMEGVKFYTKVKTITARWPEGMTDDSAFVIPTMR